Proteins encoded by one window of Calidithermus timidus DSM 17022:
- a CDS encoding metal-sulfur cluster assembly factor, which yields MSEAVLPTQEQVLEALKVVKDPEIPVNIVDLGLVYDVEVKEDGVVDITMTLTAIGCPAQDIVKADAEIAVMKFPGVHTVNVDFVWSPPWTPARMTEDGKRQMRMFGFNV from the coding sequence ATGAGCGAAGCGGTGTTACCCACCCAGGAGCAGGTGCTCGAGGCTTTGAAGGTGGTTAAAGACCCCGAGATCCCGGTCAATATCGTGGATCTGGGGCTGGTCTACGACGTCGAGGTCAAGGAGGATGGGGTCGTGGACATCACCATGACCCTCACCGCCATCGGCTGCCCGGCCCAGGACATCGTCAAGGCCGATGCCGAGATCGCGGTGATGAAGTTCCCTGGGGTTCACACGGTCAACGTGGATTTCGTCTGGAGCCCACCCTGGACCCCGGCCCGCATGACCGAGGACGGCAAGCGCCAGATGCGCATGTTCGGCTTTAACGTCTGA